A stretch of the Medicago truncatula cultivar Jemalong A17 chromosome 5, MtrunA17r5.0-ANR, whole genome shotgun sequence genome encodes the following:
- the LOC11407311 gene encoding membrane protein of ER body-like protein isoform X3, with protein sequence MEQENQHPMIIVHDNEEQQEEVEDLSLKITFPHVKDNNNTTVVVTSSFVSNGHSNGTSTIVTDLDEFSLQKDEELEKKRNVGECNSDKEQDCVPVGLGLVANFVGEAIKDDAIFGSESSDIFLQNKNSVFFDKQQGNEVNGLDRVHNGDATNHEESKLDEQVENSAIQTSLRGEVHGINRVQNDDITNHEESKLDEQVEVHRHHGVQNGDATNHDNKVPSSSELSALHNSSDKQATPAVNSNEEIIQELNSIKETDQQEKEYDVELVIAKQETHDLYCPNCKSCITKRVILKKRKRNNQILDNKGKRDRLDSVVDNDVVNPDSTTHEANQGNYEKVTSEITSMDPPPAPVTAAAAAADDDGDDHPEKEVEVFRCLSCFSIFIPSGKGFNLFRNFGGASKDETSQNSSNIPSSSPNWFISLFTSNKRKTATEPAGDTSQEYSTTDPADQNQSTITSPLLSSSDIGHPEGTLGDADLIKNVKPTSDVNHGRERMNSTISSNGVQSVVQDFIDFSEKEQSLTRKLRTDNRGKNKTSVDTTNTNTVEVTSSTNFSNGTVSEYKSVKSVTTTSSETFVNSGATAKGAILNHYQEKPEFIVPTSTTIASLIVEKLPKDVNQMPEIVKNNDYDSSLRQDGAQSPVQSFDSTSSAIDGIFPSKTDITLIDTVRKDINGKINPSVINENKGDVIVVVDEEANESTTLQTEGNVPRDGAIVTESPTQVDIGEQPRNEVGEPKKWEIVKSIVYGGLVESITSLGIVSSAASSGATPLNIITLGFANLIGGLFILGHNLKELKDSHSRGQQLQTNVQDRYQELLGNRSNFVFHAVIAVFSFLIFGSVPLIIYGILINKNYYDEVKLAIVAATSVACIILLTVGKVYTRRPPKSYIKTVLYYVTMALAASGLSYIAGKLFKDLLEKFNHSESGFAINMPISDTSMETTWMSS encoded by the exons ATGGAGCAAGAAAACCAACATCCAATGATAATTGTGCATGATAATGAAGAACAACAAGAAGAAGTAGAAGATTTATCATTGAAAATAACCTTTCCACATGTCAAAGACAATAACAACACAACTGTGGTTGTGACATCCTCTTTTGTTAGTAATGGTCATAGCAATGGAACTTCAACAATTGTCACCGACTTAGATGAGTTTTCTTTGCAAAAAGATGAAGaacttgaaaagaaaagaaatgttgGTGAATGTAACAGTGATAAAGAACAAGATTGTGTACCTGTTGGACTTGGACTAGTTGCTAATTTTGTTGGAGAAGCCATAAAAGATGATGCTATTTTTGGCTCTGAATCTTCTGATATATTCCTCCAGAACAAGAACAGtgttttctttgacaaacaacAAG GCAATGAAGTTAATGGACTTGACAGAGTTCACAACGGCGATGCTACCAATCATGAGGAGAGTAAACTTGATGAACAGGTGGAAAATTCAGCTATTCAAACTAGTTTACGCGGTGAAGTTCATGGAATTAATAGAGTTCAAAATGATGATATTACCAATCATGAGGAGAGTAAACTTGATGAACAAGTGGAAGTTCATAGACATCATGGAGTTCAAAACGGCGATGCTACCAATCATGATAACAAAGTTCCTTCCAGTTCAGAATTATCTGCTTTACATAACTCATCCGACAAACAAGCAACACCTGCTGTGAATTCTAACGAAGAAATCATACAGGAACTTAACTCGATAAAAGAAACTGACCAGCAAGAGAAAGAGTATGATGTTGAGTTAGTAATTGCAAAACAAGAGACACATGATTTGTATTGTCCTAATTGCAAATCTTGCATCACTAAAAGGGTTATcctcaagaaaagaaaaaggaacaaTCAGATACTAGACAACAAAGGCAAGCGCGATAGGTTGGACAGTGTAGTTGACAATGATGTGGTTAATCCTGATAGTACTACACATGAAGCTAACCAAGGTAATTATGAAAAAGTAACATCTGAAATTACCAGTATGGATCCACCTCCTGCTCCTGttactgctgctgctgctgctgccgATGATGACGGTGATGATCATCCTGAGAAAGAAGTGGAAGTATTCAGATGTTTATCATGCTTCAGCATATTTATTCCTAGTG gaaaaggtTTCAATCTGTTCCGTAATTTTGGTGGGGCCAGCAAGGATGAAACTTCGCAAAATTCTTCAAATATACCAAGCTCCAGTCCAAATTGGTTCATCTCTTTATTTACTTCAAATAAGAGGAAAACAGCTACTGAACcag CAGGTGACACTTCCCAAGAATATTCTACCACTGATCCTGCTGACCAGAACCAGTCAACAATTACTTCACCTTTACTATCCTCCTCTGATATTGGTCATCCAGAAGGTACACTTGGTGATGCAGATCTGATTAAGAATGTGAAACCGACGTCAGATGTTAATCATGGACGTGAAAGAATGAATTCTACAATTTCCTCAAATGGAGTGCAGAGCGTTGTGCAGGATTTCATAGATTTTTCAGAAAAAGAGCAGTCGCTGACCAGAAAACTGAGGACCGATAACAGAGGGAAAAACAAGACTTCAGTGGATACAACAAATACAA ATACTGTTGAAGTTACGTCCTCAACGAACTTTTCTAATGGGACGGTATCTGAGTATAAAAGTGTTAAATCAGTAACTACTACTTCTAGTGAAACATTTGTTAATTCTGGAGCAACTGCAAAAGGCGCCATTCTGAATCATTATCAAGAGAAACCTGAATTCATTGTTCCGACAAGTACAACCATAGCGTCCCTAATTGTTGAGAAGTTACCAAAAGATGTGAACCAAATGCCTGAAATTGTTAAgaataatgattatgattccTCTTTGAGGCAAGATGGAGCACAATCACCAGTTCAATCCTTTGACAGCACAAGTTCTGCAATAGATGGTATATTTCCATCAAAAACAGATATTACACTGATTGATACAGTGCGAAAGGATATCAATGGGAAGATAAATCCTTCTgttataaatgaaaataaag GTGatgtgattgttgttgttgatgaagaagCAAATGAATCAACAACATTGCAGACAGAAGGTAATGTTCCAAGGGATGGTGCTATTGTGACAGAATCTCCAACTCAAGTAGATATTGGTGAACAACCTAGAAATGAAGTTGGTGAACCAAAAAAGTGGGAAATAGTTAAAAGCATTGTGTATGGTGGTTTAGTTGAGTCAATCACAAGTCTAGGAATTGTTTCATCTGCAGCTAGTTCTGGTGCTACCCCAT TGAATATTATTACATTGGGATTTGCAAATCTGATTGGTGGACTTTTCATCCTTGGTCATAAT CTTAAAGAGTTGAAAGATAGCCATTCTCGAGGGCAACAACTGCAAACAAATGTGCAAGATCGATATCAAGAACTACTAGGAAACAGATCAAACTTCGTCTTTCACGCTGTTATAGCTGTTTTTTCATTCCTAATATTTGGTTCTGTCCCCCTCATTATATACGGCATCTTGATTAATAAGAACTACTATGATGAAGTTAAGCTTGCAATAGTGGCAGCAACTTCTGTTGCATGCATCATTCTGCTTACTGTTGGGAAAGTTTACACCAGAAGGCCACCTAAATCCTATATCAAAACTGTGTTGTACTATGTCACAATGGCACTTGCAGCCTCAGGACTATCTTACATAGCAGGCAAACTATTCAAGGATCTTTTAGAGAAATTCAACCACTCAGAGTCAGGTTTTGCTATTAACATGCCAATATCAGACACAAGTATGGAAACAACATGGATGTCTTCCTGA
- the LOC11410874 gene encoding uncharacterized protein: MEGGGGSGGGRRVSSSPRPCCGRRVVAKKKQGRGGAGDGFINSVRKLQRREISTKSVRGFSITDAQERFRNIRLQEEYDTYDPKGPSSIVLPFLRKRSKIIEIVAAQDIVFALAQSGVCAAFNRETNERICFLNISPDEVIRSLFYNKNNDSLITVSVYASDSYSSLKCRSTRIEYIRRVQPDAGFALFESESLKWPGFVEFDDVNGKVLTYSAQDSIYKVFDLKNYSMLYSVADKNVQEIKISPGIMLLIYTKASSHVPLKILSIEDGTVLKSFNHLIHRNSKVDFIEQFNEKLLVKQENENLQILDVRTFELTEVSKTEFMTPSAFIFLYENQLFLTFRNRTVAVWNFRGELVTSFEDHLLWHPDCNTNNIYITSDQDLIISYCKADSDESLSEGNAGSINISNILTGKCLAKIRASNSFPIAKECNCGDDCSTDGCNSRKRKQASSRIRNTVREALEDITALFYDEDRNEIYTGNRHGLVHVWSN, translated from the exons ATGGAAGGTGGTGGTGGCAGTGGTGGTGGGAGGAGAgttagttcaagtccaagaccTTGTTGTGGCCGGCGTGTGGTGGCGAAGAAGAAGCAAGGTCGTGGTGGTGCCGGTGATGGGTTTATCAACAGTGTTAGGAAGCTTCAAAGACGTGAAATTTCTACCAAAAGTGTTCGTGGGTTTAGTATCACTGATGCTCAAGAACGATTCCGCAATATCCGTTTGCAG GAAGAATATGATACATATGATCCAAAAGGTCCTTCTTCCATCGTATTGCCATTTTTGAGAAAAAGGtcaaaaattattgaaattgtaGCGGCTCAAGACATTGTTTTTGCCCTTGCACAATCTGGCGTGTGTGCAGCATTTAACCGAG AGACCAATGAAAGGATCTGCTTCTTGAATATTAGTCCTGATGAAGTTATAAGAAGCTTGttctataataaaaataacgACTCACTTATCACTGTTTCTGTCTATGCTTCCGATAGTTACAGTTCTTTGAAATGCAGAAGCACCAGGATTGA ATATATAAGGAGGGTTCAGCCAGATGCTGGATTTGCTCTTTTCGAATCTGAGTCTTTGAAGTGGCCAGGTTTTGTAGAGTTTGATGATGTAAATGGGAAAGTACTGACATACTCTGCACAGGATAG CATATACAAGGTGTTTGACTTGAAAAACTATTCGATGTTATACTCTGTTGCTGATAAAAATGTACAAGAGATTAAGATCAG TCCGGGGATCATGTTGTTGATTTATACTAAAGCAAGCAGCCATGTCCCTCTAAAAATCCTCTCAATAGAAGATGGTACTGTTTTGAAGTCATTCAACCATCTTATTCATCGGAATAGCAAGGTGGACTTCATTGAGCAGTTCAATGAAAAGCTTCTTGTCAAGCAAGAAAATGAGAACCTCCAAATCCTTGAT GTACGGACTTTTGAGCTTACGGAAGTTAGCAAAACGGAATTTATGACGCCATCTGCATTTATTTTCCTGTATGAGAATCAATTGTTCCTGACCTTTCGAAATAGAACTGTGGCTGTGTGGAACTTCCGTGGAGAACTTGTAACTTCTTTCGAGGATCACCTTCTGTGGCATCCTGATTGTAACACAAACAACATATACATAACCAGTGACCAGGATCTCATCATATCATACTGCAAGGCTGATTCTGATGAGTCATTGTCTGAAGgaaatg CGGGATCCATCAATATCAGCAACATTTTAACCGGTAAGTGTCTTGCGAAGATAAGGGCAAGTAATAGCTTTCCCATTGCAAAGGAATGCAACTGCGGCGACGACTGTTCAACTGATGGTTGTAATTCAAGGAAGAGAAAGCAGGCCTCCTCCAGAATAAGGAACACAGTTAGAGAAGCCTTGGAAGACATTACTGCTCTTTTCTATGATGAAGATCGCAATGAGATCTATACAGGCAACAGGCATGGTCTGGTTCATGTGTGGTCTAACTGA
- the LOC11407311 gene encoding membrane protein of ER body-like protein isoform X1 yields the protein MEQENQHPMIIVHDNEEQQEEVEDLSLKITFPHVKDNNNTTVVVTSSFVSNGHSNGTSTIVTDLDEFSLQKDEELEKKRNVGECNSDKEQDCVPVGLGLVANFVGEAIKDDAIFGSESSDIFLQNKNSVFFDKQQGVWKCHHCTWSTKPFDSPRTGPMWNLKGYPDLPMNVKTLIQHGPCFVWETKGNEVNGLDRVHNGDATNHEESKLDEQVENSAIQTSLRGEVHGINRVQNDDITNHEESKLDEQVEVHRHHGVQNGDATNHDNKVPSSSELSALHNSSDKQATPAVNSNEEIIQELNSIKETDQQEKEYDVELVIAKQETHDLYCPNCKSCITKRVILKKRKRNNQILDNKGKRDRLDSVVDNDVVNPDSTTHEANQGNYEKVTSEITSMDPPPAPVTAAAAAADDDGDDHPEKEVEVFRCLSCFSIFIPSGKGFNLFRNFGGASKDETSQNSSNIPSSSPNWFISLFTSNKRKTATEPAGDTSQEYSTTDPADQNQSTITSPLLSSSDIGHPEGTLGDADLIKNVKPTSDVNHGRERMNSTISSNGVQSVVQDFIDFSEKEQSLTRKLRTDNRGKNKTSVDTTNTNTVEVTSSTNFSNGTVSEYKSVKSVTTTSSETFVNSGATAKGAILNHYQEKPEFIVPTSTTIASLIVEKLPKDVNQMPEIVKNNDYDSSLRQDGAQSPVQSFDSTSSAIDGIFPSKTDITLIDTVRKDINGKINPSVINENKGDVIVVVDEEANESTTLQTEGNVPRDGAIVTESPTQVDIGEQPRNEVGEPKKWEIVKSIVYGGLVESITSLGIVSSAASSGATPLNIITLGFANLIGGLFILGHNLKELKDSHSRGQQLQTNVQDRYQELLGNRSNFVFHAVIAVFSFLIFGSVPLIIYGILINKNYYDEVKLAIVAATSVACIILLTVGKVYTRRPPKSYIKTVLYYVTMALAASGLSYIAGKLFKDLLEKFNHSESGFAINMPISDTSMETTWMSS from the exons ATGGAGCAAGAAAACCAACATCCAATGATAATTGTGCATGATAATGAAGAACAACAAGAAGAAGTAGAAGATTTATCATTGAAAATAACCTTTCCACATGTCAAAGACAATAACAACACAACTGTGGTTGTGACATCCTCTTTTGTTAGTAATGGTCATAGCAATGGAACTTCAACAATTGTCACCGACTTAGATGAGTTTTCTTTGCAAAAAGATGAAGaacttgaaaagaaaagaaatgttgGTGAATGTAACAGTGATAAAGAACAAGATTGTGTACCTGTTGGACTTGGACTAGTTGCTAATTTTGTTGGAGAAGCCATAAAAGATGATGCTATTTTTGGCTCTGAATCTTCTGATATATTCCTCCAGAACAAGAACAGtgttttctttgacaaacaacAAG GAGTGTGGAAATGTCACCATTGCACATGGTCGACCAAGCCATTCGACAGTCCTAGGACTGGTCCCATGTGGAATCTTAAAGGGTACCCTGACTTGCCGATGAATGTCAAAACTTTGATTCAACATGGACCTTGTTTTGTTTGGGAAACTAAAG GCAATGAAGTTAATGGACTTGACAGAGTTCACAACGGCGATGCTACCAATCATGAGGAGAGTAAACTTGATGAACAGGTGGAAAATTCAGCTATTCAAACTAGTTTACGCGGTGAAGTTCATGGAATTAATAGAGTTCAAAATGATGATATTACCAATCATGAGGAGAGTAAACTTGATGAACAAGTGGAAGTTCATAGACATCATGGAGTTCAAAACGGCGATGCTACCAATCATGATAACAAAGTTCCTTCCAGTTCAGAATTATCTGCTTTACATAACTCATCCGACAAACAAGCAACACCTGCTGTGAATTCTAACGAAGAAATCATACAGGAACTTAACTCGATAAAAGAAACTGACCAGCAAGAGAAAGAGTATGATGTTGAGTTAGTAATTGCAAAACAAGAGACACATGATTTGTATTGTCCTAATTGCAAATCTTGCATCACTAAAAGGGTTATcctcaagaaaagaaaaaggaacaaTCAGATACTAGACAACAAAGGCAAGCGCGATAGGTTGGACAGTGTAGTTGACAATGATGTGGTTAATCCTGATAGTACTACACATGAAGCTAACCAAGGTAATTATGAAAAAGTAACATCTGAAATTACCAGTATGGATCCACCTCCTGCTCCTGttactgctgctgctgctgctgccgATGATGACGGTGATGATCATCCTGAGAAAGAAGTGGAAGTATTCAGATGTTTATCATGCTTCAGCATATTTATTCCTAGTG gaaaaggtTTCAATCTGTTCCGTAATTTTGGTGGGGCCAGCAAGGATGAAACTTCGCAAAATTCTTCAAATATACCAAGCTCCAGTCCAAATTGGTTCATCTCTTTATTTACTTCAAATAAGAGGAAAACAGCTACTGAACcag CAGGTGACACTTCCCAAGAATATTCTACCACTGATCCTGCTGACCAGAACCAGTCAACAATTACTTCACCTTTACTATCCTCCTCTGATATTGGTCATCCAGAAGGTACACTTGGTGATGCAGATCTGATTAAGAATGTGAAACCGACGTCAGATGTTAATCATGGACGTGAAAGAATGAATTCTACAATTTCCTCAAATGGAGTGCAGAGCGTTGTGCAGGATTTCATAGATTTTTCAGAAAAAGAGCAGTCGCTGACCAGAAAACTGAGGACCGATAACAGAGGGAAAAACAAGACTTCAGTGGATACAACAAATACAA ATACTGTTGAAGTTACGTCCTCAACGAACTTTTCTAATGGGACGGTATCTGAGTATAAAAGTGTTAAATCAGTAACTACTACTTCTAGTGAAACATTTGTTAATTCTGGAGCAACTGCAAAAGGCGCCATTCTGAATCATTATCAAGAGAAACCTGAATTCATTGTTCCGACAAGTACAACCATAGCGTCCCTAATTGTTGAGAAGTTACCAAAAGATGTGAACCAAATGCCTGAAATTGTTAAgaataatgattatgattccTCTTTGAGGCAAGATGGAGCACAATCACCAGTTCAATCCTTTGACAGCACAAGTTCTGCAATAGATGGTATATTTCCATCAAAAACAGATATTACACTGATTGATACAGTGCGAAAGGATATCAATGGGAAGATAAATCCTTCTgttataaatgaaaataaag GTGatgtgattgttgttgttgatgaagaagCAAATGAATCAACAACATTGCAGACAGAAGGTAATGTTCCAAGGGATGGTGCTATTGTGACAGAATCTCCAACTCAAGTAGATATTGGTGAACAACCTAGAAATGAAGTTGGTGAACCAAAAAAGTGGGAAATAGTTAAAAGCATTGTGTATGGTGGTTTAGTTGAGTCAATCACAAGTCTAGGAATTGTTTCATCTGCAGCTAGTTCTGGTGCTACCCCAT TGAATATTATTACATTGGGATTTGCAAATCTGATTGGTGGACTTTTCATCCTTGGTCATAAT CTTAAAGAGTTGAAAGATAGCCATTCTCGAGGGCAACAACTGCAAACAAATGTGCAAGATCGATATCAAGAACTACTAGGAAACAGATCAAACTTCGTCTTTCACGCTGTTATAGCTGTTTTTTCATTCCTAATATTTGGTTCTGTCCCCCTCATTATATACGGCATCTTGATTAATAAGAACTACTATGATGAAGTTAAGCTTGCAATAGTGGCAGCAACTTCTGTTGCATGCATCATTCTGCTTACTGTTGGGAAAGTTTACACCAGAAGGCCACCTAAATCCTATATCAAAACTGTGTTGTACTATGTCACAATGGCACTTGCAGCCTCAGGACTATCTTACATAGCAGGCAAACTATTCAAGGATCTTTTAGAGAAATTCAACCACTCAGAGTCAGGTTTTGCTATTAACATGCCAATATCAGACACAAGTATGGAAACAACATGGATGTCTTCCTGA
- the LOC11407311 gene encoding uncharacterized protein isoform X2, giving the protein MEQENQHPMIIVHDNEEQQEEVEDLSLKITFPHVKDNNNTTVVVTSSFVSNGHSNGTSTIVTDLDEFSLQKDEELEKKRNVGECNSDKEQDCVPVGLGLVANFVGEAIKDDAIFGSESSDIFLQNKNSVFFDKQQGVWKCHHCTWSTKPFDSPRTGPMWNLKGYPDLPMNVKTLIQHGPCFVWETKGNEVNGLDRVHNGDATNHEESKLDEQVENSAIQTSLRGEVHGINRVQNDDITNHEESKLDEQVEVHRHHGVQNGDATNHDNKVPSSSELSALHNSSDKQATPAVNSNEEIIQELNSIKETDQQEKEYDVELVIAKQETHDLYCPNCKSCITKRVILKKRKRNNQILDNKGKRDRLDSVVDNDVVNPDSTTHEANQGNYEKVTSEITSMDPPPAPVTAAAAAADDDGDDHPEKEVEVFRCLSCFSIFIPSGKGFNLFRNFGGASKDETSQNSSNIPSSSPNWFISLFTSNKRKTATEPGDTSQEYSTTDPADQNQSTITSPLLSSSDIGHPEGTLGDADLIKNVKPTSDVNHGRERMNSTISSNGVQSVVQDFIDFSEKEQSLTRKLRTDNRGKNKTSVDTTNTNTVEVTSSTNFSNGTVSEYKSVKSVTTTSSETFVNSGATAKGAILNHYQEKPEFIVPTSTTIASLIVEKLPKDVNQMPEIVKNNDYDSSLRQDGAQSPVQSFDSTSSAIDGIFPSKTDITLIDTVRKDINGKINPSVINENKGDVIVVVDEEANESTTLQTEGNVPRDGAIVTESPTQVDIGEQPRNEVGEPKKWEIVKSIVYGGLVESITSLGIVSSAASSGATPLNIITLGFANLIGGLFILGHNLKELKDSHSRGQQLQTNVQDRYQELLGNRSNFVFHAVIAVFSFLIFGSVPLIIYGILINKNYYDEVKLAIVAATSVACIILLTVGKVYTRRPPKSYIKTVLYYVTMALAASGLSYIAGKLFKDLLEKFNHSESGFAINMPISDTSMETTWMSS; this is encoded by the exons ATGGAGCAAGAAAACCAACATCCAATGATAATTGTGCATGATAATGAAGAACAACAAGAAGAAGTAGAAGATTTATCATTGAAAATAACCTTTCCACATGTCAAAGACAATAACAACACAACTGTGGTTGTGACATCCTCTTTTGTTAGTAATGGTCATAGCAATGGAACTTCAACAATTGTCACCGACTTAGATGAGTTTTCTTTGCAAAAAGATGAAGaacttgaaaagaaaagaaatgttgGTGAATGTAACAGTGATAAAGAACAAGATTGTGTACCTGTTGGACTTGGACTAGTTGCTAATTTTGTTGGAGAAGCCATAAAAGATGATGCTATTTTTGGCTCTGAATCTTCTGATATATTCCTCCAGAACAAGAACAGtgttttctttgacaaacaacAAG GAGTGTGGAAATGTCACCATTGCACATGGTCGACCAAGCCATTCGACAGTCCTAGGACTGGTCCCATGTGGAATCTTAAAGGGTACCCTGACTTGCCGATGAATGTCAAAACTTTGATTCAACATGGACCTTGTTTTGTTTGGGAAACTAAAG GCAATGAAGTTAATGGACTTGACAGAGTTCACAACGGCGATGCTACCAATCATGAGGAGAGTAAACTTGATGAACAGGTGGAAAATTCAGCTATTCAAACTAGTTTACGCGGTGAAGTTCATGGAATTAATAGAGTTCAAAATGATGATATTACCAATCATGAGGAGAGTAAACTTGATGAACAAGTGGAAGTTCATAGACATCATGGAGTTCAAAACGGCGATGCTACCAATCATGATAACAAAGTTCCTTCCAGTTCAGAATTATCTGCTTTACATAACTCATCCGACAAACAAGCAACACCTGCTGTGAATTCTAACGAAGAAATCATACAGGAACTTAACTCGATAAAAGAAACTGACCAGCAAGAGAAAGAGTATGATGTTGAGTTAGTAATTGCAAAACAAGAGACACATGATTTGTATTGTCCTAATTGCAAATCTTGCATCACTAAAAGGGTTATcctcaagaaaagaaaaaggaacaaTCAGATACTAGACAACAAAGGCAAGCGCGATAGGTTGGACAGTGTAGTTGACAATGATGTGGTTAATCCTGATAGTACTACACATGAAGCTAACCAAGGTAATTATGAAAAAGTAACATCTGAAATTACCAGTATGGATCCACCTCCTGCTCCTGttactgctgctgctgctgctgccgATGATGACGGTGATGATCATCCTGAGAAAGAAGTGGAAGTATTCAGATGTTTATCATGCTTCAGCATATTTATTCCTAGTG gaaaaggtTTCAATCTGTTCCGTAATTTTGGTGGGGCCAGCAAGGATGAAACTTCGCAAAATTCTTCAAATATACCAAGCTCCAGTCCAAATTGGTTCATCTCTTTATTTACTTCAAATAAGAGGAAAACAGCTACTGAACcag GTGACACTTCCCAAGAATATTCTACCACTGATCCTGCTGACCAGAACCAGTCAACAATTACTTCACCTTTACTATCCTCCTCTGATATTGGTCATCCAGAAGGTACACTTGGTGATGCAGATCTGATTAAGAATGTGAAACCGACGTCAGATGTTAATCATGGACGTGAAAGAATGAATTCTACAATTTCCTCAAATGGAGTGCAGAGCGTTGTGCAGGATTTCATAGATTTTTCAGAAAAAGAGCAGTCGCTGACCAGAAAACTGAGGACCGATAACAGAGGGAAAAACAAGACTTCAGTGGATACAACAAATACAA ATACTGTTGAAGTTACGTCCTCAACGAACTTTTCTAATGGGACGGTATCTGAGTATAAAAGTGTTAAATCAGTAACTACTACTTCTAGTGAAACATTTGTTAATTCTGGAGCAACTGCAAAAGGCGCCATTCTGAATCATTATCAAGAGAAACCTGAATTCATTGTTCCGACAAGTACAACCATAGCGTCCCTAATTGTTGAGAAGTTACCAAAAGATGTGAACCAAATGCCTGAAATTGTTAAgaataatgattatgattccTCTTTGAGGCAAGATGGAGCACAATCACCAGTTCAATCCTTTGACAGCACAAGTTCTGCAATAGATGGTATATTTCCATCAAAAACAGATATTACACTGATTGATACAGTGCGAAAGGATATCAATGGGAAGATAAATCCTTCTgttataaatgaaaataaag GTGatgtgattgttgttgttgatgaagaagCAAATGAATCAACAACATTGCAGACAGAAGGTAATGTTCCAAGGGATGGTGCTATTGTGACAGAATCTCCAACTCAAGTAGATATTGGTGAACAACCTAGAAATGAAGTTGGTGAACCAAAAAAGTGGGAAATAGTTAAAAGCATTGTGTATGGTGGTTTAGTTGAGTCAATCACAAGTCTAGGAATTGTTTCATCTGCAGCTAGTTCTGGTGCTACCCCAT TGAATATTATTACATTGGGATTTGCAAATCTGATTGGTGGACTTTTCATCCTTGGTCATAAT CTTAAAGAGTTGAAAGATAGCCATTCTCGAGGGCAACAACTGCAAACAAATGTGCAAGATCGATATCAAGAACTACTAGGAAACAGATCAAACTTCGTCTTTCACGCTGTTATAGCTGTTTTTTCATTCCTAATATTTGGTTCTGTCCCCCTCATTATATACGGCATCTTGATTAATAAGAACTACTATGATGAAGTTAAGCTTGCAATAGTGGCAGCAACTTCTGTTGCATGCATCATTCTGCTTACTGTTGGGAAAGTTTACACCAGAAGGCCACCTAAATCCTATATCAAAACTGTGTTGTACTATGTCACAATGGCACTTGCAGCCTCAGGACTATCTTACATAGCAGGCAAACTATTCAAGGATCTTTTAGAGAAATTCAACCACTCAGAGTCAGGTTTTGCTATTAACATGCCAATATCAGACACAAGTATGGAAACAACATGGATGTCTTCCTGA